A region from the Onychomys torridus chromosome 22, mOncTor1.1, whole genome shotgun sequence genome encodes:
- the Gusb gene encoding beta-glucuronidase isoform X4, whose translation MPVPSSFNDITQEARLRNFIGWVWYEREAILPQRWTQDPEIRVVLRINSAHYYAVVWVNGIHVMEHEGGHLPFEADISKLVQTGPLTTCRITIAINNTLTPHTLPPGSIVYKADTSMYPKGYFVQDTSFDFFNYAGLHRSVVLYTTPTTYIDDITVTTDVEQDVGLVNYWISVCGNDHFELEVRLLDEDGKVVAQKTGHQGQLQVPGANLWWPYLMHEHPAYLYSLEVRMTTAGPVSDFYTLPVGIRTVAVTKSKFLINGKPFYFHGVNKHEDSDIRGKGFDWPLLMKDFNLLYWLGANSFRTSHYPYSEEVLQLCDRYGIVVIDECPGVGIVLPQSFGNESLRHHLEVMEELVCRDKNHPAVVMWSVANEPSSALKPAGYYFKTLISHTKALDPTRPVTFVTNAKYDADLGAPYVDVICVNSYFSWYHDYGHLEVIQPQLKSQFENWYKTHQKPIIQSEYGADTITGFHEDPPLMFSEEYQKALLENYHSVFDQKRKEYVIGELIWNFADFMTNQTPIRVMGNKKGIFTRQRRPKSAAFILRERYWRIANETRQHHHSVPRTQCLGSRPFTF comes from the exons caacaGTGCCCATTATTATGCTGTTGTG TGGGTGAATGGGATTCATGTGATGGAACATGAGGGGGGTCACCTCCCCTTTGAAGCTGACATCAGCAAGCTGGTCCAGACTGGGCCGCTGACCACCTGCCGGATCACGATCGCCATCAACAACACACTGACTCCTCATACCCTGCCACCAGGGTCCATCGTCTACAAGGCCGATACCTCCAT GTATCCCAAGGGTTACTTTGTCCAGGACACAAGCTTTGACTTCTTCAACTATGCGGGACTGCATCGGTCCGTGGTCCTCtacaccacccccaccacctacATCGACGACATCACTGTGACCACTGATGTGGAGCAAGATGTCG GGCTGGTGAATTACTGGATTTCCGTCTGCGGCAATGATCATTTTGAGCTAGAAGTGCGTCTTCTGGATGAGGATGGCAAAGTCGTGGCCCAGAAAACAGGGCACCAGGGTCAACTTCAGGTGCCTGGTGCCAACCTCTGGTGGCCTTACCTGATGCATGAGCATCCCGCCTACCTGTACTCCTTGGAG GTGAGGATGACAACCGCTGGGCCTGTGTCTGACTTCTACACCCTCCCTGTTGGGATTCGAACAGTGGCTGTCACCAAGAGCAAGTTCCTCATAAATGGGAAGCCTTTCTATTTCCATGGCGTCAACAAGCACGAGGACTCGGAT ATCCGAGGGAAGGGCTTCGACTGGCCGCTGCTGATGAAGGATTTCAACCTACTCTACTGGCTTGGCGCCAACTCCTTCCGTACCAGCCACTACCCCTACTCGGAGGAGGTGCTTCAGCTCTGCGATCGCTACGGGATTGTGGTCATTGATGAGTGCCCCGGTGTGGGCATCGTACTGCC CCAGAGTTTTGGCAATGAATCCCTTCGGCACCACCTCGAGGTGATGGAGGAGCTGGTGTGCAGGGACAAAAATCACCCTGCGGTTGTGATGTGGTCTGTAGCCAATGAGCCTTCTTCAGCTCTGAAACCTGCTGGGTATTACTTCAA GACGCTGATCTCCCACACCAAAGCCCTGGACCCCACCCGTCCCGTGACCTTTGTGACCAACGCCAAATATGATGCAGACCTGGGG GCTCCCTACGTGGACGTGATCTGTGTGAACAGCTACTTCTCCTGGTATCACGACTATGGGCATCTGGAGGTCATTCAGCCACAGCTCAAGAGCCAGTTTGAGAACTGGTATAAGACTCACCAGAAGCCGATTATCCAGAGCGAATATGGAGCCGATACAATCACAGGGTTTCACGAG GATCCACCTCTCATGTTCAGTGAGGAGTATCAGAAAGCTCTCCTGGAGAATTATCATTCAGTTTTCGATCAGAAACGAAAGGAATATGTGATCGGAGAACTCATCTGGAATTTTGCTGACTTTATGACCAACCAGA CACCAATAAGAGTAATGGGGAACAAGAAAGGGATCTTCACTCGTCAGAGACGCCCCAAAAGTGCAGCATTTATTTTGCGAGAGAGATACTGGAGGATTGCCAACGAAACCAGGCAGCATCACCATTCAGTGCCAAGAACCCAGTGTTTGGGAAGCAGACCATTCACATTCTAA